The genome window TTGCCCCAAACAATATTGTCGTGGGTGGCTTCGGCTCCGGTGATGTGAATGGTGTCGATCTCGGGGTGTTGGCAGAGGTAGGCTCCGGTGTCTGCACCGCCGTAGACAATCGCGAGGAAGCCGTCTTGAATCAGGGGGGCAAAGGTCTGTTCCAGGAATGGCCCGATGTAGGCATTGACTGGATTCATTTTGAGTAGGACAGTTTGGTCTTCGGTGAAGAGTTGGTGAATGGTATCGAGGGGGGCGATGCAGGAGAGATTACCTGCGCCCAGGACTAGGCACAGTTGGCCAAGGCTAGGTTTGTGGCGATAGATTTTGCCTTGGGTGGTGGGACGATCGGGGTCTAGCCAAACTTCGCCACGCTGCCCCAGAAAGAGCAAACAATCCATCAGGTTTTCGGGGAAGACTTGGGCGATCGCTTGGCTTTGGAATTGCCGCAGGGGTGCGGTGCGGGGTTTGCCAGCTTGCCAGGTTTGTAGGGTGGTGATGAGCGATCGTAGTCCCATGGCGGTGGCGACGGGGCCAGCAATCCATTCTTCTCCAGCAATGGCGGCGTCAGGGTCGAGTCCTTTGGCTTGGCAGGAGGCGTTGGCCCAGGCGGGGGCGATGCGATCGAGGTTGACTAGGCATTGTTCTAAATATTGAATGCGTTGTGCGATCGAGACTTGTAACCAGTTGTGTTTGTGCTGGGTGAGGTGGGCCAGGGTGCGATCGAGGTCGGCGGAGGTAGGGGCTTGAGGCAGGGGGGTGGGAGACGGGGCTTCCATCGGTAAAACAGTCATGGCGCTTAAGGGGGTATCCCAACTTTACGTGAACGTTCAGGATTACGCCAAATTGGTCGTCTTGGTTTTATGGGAGCTGCGTAAGGCGTAAAAATCTGCAATTGACGAAAAGTTTACATTTATTGATCCGATACGGTTGACTTTGAATGGGGTTTGTTCGCAGCAGAATTTTTCACTTTGGATCCATAAGTAAGTTATATTTCCAGTCCTTTTCCCACAGTAAACGGGAGTTGGATCGAGATTGGGATGATATTCACTAACAATGAGAATCTCAATTGCGGGAAAGGTTTTAGAAATCGAGCCAGCAATTGGTTAAACATGAGCGGCAACACTTACGGATTTACCTAACCGGACATCAAGATTTCGCTTAGGAGCCGAAATGGTAGCTCCACTTCAGCCAACATCTACTAGAGCTTGGTCTACTAGAGCTTGAGGAAAAATCGTAGCATTATATTTCTCCAATTTTGACCTGCCGATCGACTAGCTTTTGTGCATCGATCGCCGTTGGAAGGTGACTCGACAGCCGTCTTTCGGGCGACAGACGGGAATAATCATGGGGTCTAGGTTTTGGTGAGGTAACAGTTGCCACTCGTAATCCCGTAGCAAATGGGCCAGGACTAACTTCATTTCCATTTTTGCAAAGGCTAGCCCTAAACAAATGCGTGACCCACCACCAAACCCCACCAGGCCAAAAGGTTTCGGTTTATCCTCTAGCCAACGATCGGGGTTGAACCGCTCCGGTTCAGGATATAACTCCGGAAGTTGGTGGGTGTAGGCGATCGAATACTGCACCAGCCAACCCGCAGGCACATGGTAACCGTTAAAGTCAAACCCTTGAACCACTCCCCGAAAGCCGCCACCGACCGGGGGATGACACCGTTCAATTTCCAGCAAAAAGCGATCGAGGGCAGGCATTTGCTGCAAGGCTTCCAGGGTTAACGGAGCCTTTCCCAACGCCTCTTGTTCTGTACGCAGGGTTTGCAGAATTTCTGGATGGCGACCCAATTCCAAAACAGACCAAGTCAGCATTGCCGTTGTTGTTTCATGCCCAGCAAACAGCATGAGAATGGCGTGGTTACAAATTTCTTCTTGGCTGAGACGATCGCCGGTTTCGTCGGTTGCTTGTAGGAGTAGACTGAGGGCGTCATTGGTGGGATTTTTGCGCCGTTGGTTCACGACCTGATTGACATAGGTGAGGATTTTTCGCCGTGCCGCTAAGCCTCGGTTGAGTTTGGTGCCTGGGAGGTTGATGAAGGAGAAAAAGCCATCGGAAAGCTGGGTAAATAAGGTACTTAGGCGTTGATTATCCGATCCAGTTTCTACGCCCAGGAAGATGTTACTGGCGACTTCAAAGGTGAATCGTTTAAATTCCGGGAACCATTGGAGTTGCTGTTGTTGTTCCCATCGGTACAGGTATTGCTGCACGATCGCTTCCATCGTTTCCAAATACCGGGCTAGGGCTGCACCGTAGAAGGCCGGCATAAGTAATTTGCGGTTACGTCGATGTTCTGCCCCATCCTGGAGAAACAGCGATCGACCCAGTAATAGGCGAAAAGGCTGGGGCCAACCATCCCCCCAGGTCAGATGATCCATACCAGAGGAAAGGATAAATTCCAAGGCTGTCGGCCCCACCATGAAGGCAGCGGGCTTGCCAGCAAATCGTGTACTAAAAATGGGGCCATATTCAGCATAGCGATCGGCAATGTAGTTGGGATTCCTAGCAAATTCTAGGGTTTCGCCAATGATGGGTAATCCTTTTCTGCCGGGGGGAAGGGGGAAGGGCGTCATCTTTGAATCTACAGGGTGGAATCTGGGCGATCGGGGCAATGAGTTTAAGTTTACGAACAAAAAAGCTTTCCGCACAGCCATCCGCATCGATCGCTCAGAAATTTTGCCCAGAAAAAACCTCTCCCAGTTGGGAGAGGTTTCACCATGAGAAGACCAACCATGACACAAGGAAGAGAACCGGAAGGGTCAGTCATAGTCGAACAAGACCTTGTCGCGCAAAACCTTGTCGCCCCAGACTATCCCCTACAAACTGACACCCAAAACACGAACCAAGACCCCTTCAACTCACCTCAAATTGGACTGAGATGAATCATCGATGGCCCTAATAGCGATTAAACGCCAGGGGAGAATTTAACCGCAGATCCAAATCGCTGTCGGAATTAATCACGACCACTTCGGTTTTCTTGGGTTTACCCAGCAACAATCCACCCAGGGCACCCCCTGCCGTTCCAATGAGAATCTTGCCCAGCGTGATTTTCCGGTTGCCCGTTACGCCAGAAATAATCGTTGCGGCCCCAGTCCCGATCGCGGCTCCTGTCAAAATCGAAGCGGTTTGATTGCCTTTTTCGATCGTTTCTTTACGAGTCACGATATTCGAAGTCGCATCGAGGGGCATCCGCAGTCCATCTTTGCTGCCATCCTTTAGGACAAGCGTCTTGGCAATGAATCGCGAGCCTTTTTCGTTATCGCTGGTCGTGGCAGGGCGCAGTTCCCCTTCCACCTTGCTGCCCGCCGGAATCAGCAGGGTGCCATTACTGGCGCGAATATTGCTGGGAACCGTCAAATCAATTTTTTGAGTTTCATCCGGAGTCACTACAATTTTTTCTGCCTTGTCGTAGGTCACCGGAATCACCGTCCCCACCGGAATTCGCAATGTCCGCGAAAACAGCACGGGCTGATTGTAGGTTTGGGCAACCCGAACTGGGGTGGATTGGGCTTGGACACCCAAGGTAGCGATCGGAGCCAAGTTGACGATCGGAGTCCCCAAGGCAATGATCAAGGCCGTTCCGGCCTGCCAACGCTTGAAGCTAGAGGGTGCGCTAGGGGACTGACTGGTCTGTTCGGAAGCCTGATCTAAAACCTGATCTGAAGCCTGACCTAATGTGTGTGAGCTAACCATAATCTAGAGTATCCGTGGAGGAGTGGTTCTTAAGCAGTTTGACGCAGGCGTTCCCAGAAGGTTCCTGACTTCTGCCAGCGAGGATTCCCCCTTACCTTCTCGCACTGAACTTGATCGCCCGATCGGAAACAAGACCCCAACGATCGCCAGAGAAGCCTCAAACGATCGAGCCACGATCGGGAAATTTGCCTCAACCCCTTACGGATCGTGCCTTTGGCGATCTACACTGTAAATTGCGTTCGTATGTATTGACGTGCATCTGTATTGGTGAATGTTTGTATTAGTGGACGCGGGATAGAGATCGATATTCCTTAGGCGAGTAGCATGATTCCCTTGCAACTCAAATTGAATAACTTTTTGAGTTATCGGGAAGCCACCTTGGACTTTCGTGGGCTGCACACGGCCTGCATTTCCGGTGCCAACGGTGCGGGCAAATCCTCGTTATTGGAAGCGATTTCCTGGGCCATTTGGGGCGAAAGTCGTGCCGCAGTGGAAGACGATATCATTCATTTTGGCGAAAGTGAAACCCGCGTTGAATTCCTGTTTTGCATCCATAACCACCTCTATCGCGTAATTCGTAGCCGCCATCGGGGTCAGGGCATGATTTTGGAGTTTCAAATTGCCTTGGATCCGTTAACCCATGAATTTCCCCAACGGTTTCGGCCCCTGACGGAAAAGGGCTTGCGGGCGACACAACAATTTATTTTGGAACACGTAAAGCTAGACTACGACACATTTATTAATTCAGCTTACCTGCGCCAAGGGCGAGCCGATGAATTCATGCTGAAGCGCCCCAGCGATCGTAAACAAATTCTGGCTGACCTGCTGAAACTGCAACAGTACGACGAACTGGCTGAAAAGGCCAAGGAGCAAGCTCGGCAATTCAAAGCGGAAGTGGATGCCCTAGAACGCCAGCAAACGTCGATCGACCAGCAACTCAGCCAATTGCAAAATCTGGAAACTCAGCAGGCTGAACTGGAACAGCACCTCTCCACGCTACAAGAGCAACAAATTCGCGATCGAAAAACCTTGCAAACCTTACAAACCCAGCAGCACCAGCGGGAAATTTGGCAACAGCAACTGCAATGGCATCGACAGCAATACCAGCAACATCAGCAGGATTGCCAACGGCTACAAAAGGAATATCAACAGGCAGAAGAGAGTTATCAAGCGATCGTTGCACTCTTGCAAGCGGAGGAAGCGATCTATGCCGCCTATTTGCACAGCCAAGAACTCCAAGCCCAGGAAGAATTCCTAGCCAATCGCTTCCAGCTTTACCAAGACTTGCAAACACGCAAACAACAATATCTCAATCAACATCAGCAACGGCTTAATGAACTGCAACAACAGCAGCAGCAATTGTGGGCCCAAACGGAGACCTTGCGCGACCAGATGGAAGAGAACCAGCACATTCTCAGTCACATCCCCGACGTAGAAGCGGGGTTGGCCAATCTGCAAAGCGCTCGTCAACAGTTGGAACAATTCGATAGTATTCAACTGCAAGTCGCACCCCTCTTACAACGCAAACAGCAACTCCAACGATCGATTGACCAAGCCACTGCCCGCGTTACGGCTCGCTTAGAAGAACTCCGCACCACTGCAAAACAGATGGAGCAACAACAATCGCAACAACCACAGTTACAGCAGGCGGTGGTGGAAGTCTGCGATCGGATTGATGAATTGGATAAACTGCGGAAATATCAAGAACGGGTACGGGAAAAGGGGTTGGAGCGGCGCAACTTCATGGAACGATTACAGGCTCACCAACGGGATTACGAAGCGCAACTGGCGGAGGTTGATCAAATCCTTCGCTTGCTCAAACATCGCAGCGAAGATGCCCACCTCACCACAGAGTTACAAGCCGCGCTGCTCCGACACCATGATGAAGCGATGGACATGATCGTTGAGTTGGCCGACGACAATCCCGCATCCCTAACGCGCGATCGGGCTCCGGTGACCGTCCAAGAAGCCACGGGGAATTACACATCCGACAATTACGCATCCGGCAATTACACATCCAGTAATCACGCATCCAGTAATCACGCATCCAGCAATTACACATCCGGCAATTCTGACCTAGACTCGACGGTGACGAATCCTACGGCGAATCTGGCAGACTTTCCCCCCTGTCCCCTGTGCGATCGGCCTTTGGATGAACACCACTGGGAATTGGTAGTGCAAAAACATTTGGCTAAACAACAGGAGATTCTGGAGCAAATTTGGGTGATTCGGGAACAACTGGCAGTATCTGAACGGGAAATCCAAGTGCTGCGTCAGGAATATCGCGATATCGAAAAACGATTGGAGCAGTACGGTTCGGTGTTAGAACGGCGGGGGCAGTTGCAGGAGCAGCTTCAGGTCAATGAATCCAGTCGCCAGAGCCTCGATCAACTACTGCACGAAGTGCAGCACCTGGAGCACCAACTGTTGAGTGGGGAATTTGCCCCCGATCTGCAAGAGGAATTGCGGCTATTGGATCACACCCTGGACAACCTGAACTACGACGATCGCAACCATGCCATTGCCCGAGGACTGGTCGATCGCTGGCGCTGGGCCGAAATTAAGCAGGCCGAAATTAAGCAAGCTCAACGGCGACAAACCCAGATTGAGCACCGGCTGCCGGAATTGCAAGCCCAGCAGGATGACTGTACGGCTCAAATCGCCCAACTGGAAACCACCCTGGCAGCGGGGCTGGCTCAGTACGACCAACACCTTGCCGACCTCGGCTACAGCCTAGAGCAGCACAACGCCCTCAGAGCCGCCCTCAAACAGGTGCAAGCCAGCCAATTGCGCTACCAAGAACTCCAGCAGGCCCAACAGCAATATCCCCACCTGCGGCAACGCCTAGAAGACCTCGCAGAGTCTTTACAAACCAAGCTAGTCAGTCTGGAAAGTGTGGGCCAGCAGTGCCAATATCTCGAAAAATGCTTAGCCGCTGCCCCGGAACCCACCGCCCAGATTCAGCAGCTAGAGCAAAAGTTGCAACGGGAGCGGCAAACCTTGGATGCAACCCTTTCACGACTGGGGCAATTACAACAACAACAGCAACAGCGATCGTATCTGCTACAAGACCAAGTAACGCTACAACGATCGCTACAAACGACCCGCCAGCAATATCGTATTTATCAGGAACTAGTACAGGCCTTTGGCAAAAATGGCATTCAAGCCCTGATGATTGAAAATGTTTTACCGCAGTTGGAAACCCTGGCCAATCAAATTTTGACGCGGTTGACGAATAATCAATTACATGTGCAATTTGTCACCCAAAAACGCAATGCGAAAGGCAAACTCCCCAATGCAAAACTCGCGGAAACCCTAGATATTGTCATTGCCGATGCCAAAGGAACCCGGCCCTACGAAACCTATTCCGGAGGGGAAGCTTTTCGGATTAACTTTGCCATTCGGTTGGCGTTGGCTCGGTTGTTATCACAGCGATCGGGGACTGCGCTGCAAATGCTCATTGTGGACGAAGGCTTTGGCACCCAGGATCAGGAAGGCTGCGATCGACTGATTGCGGCGATTAACGCGATCGCGCCAGATTTTGCCTGCATCCTCACGGTGACCCATATGCCCTATTTCCGAGATGCCTTCCAATCCCGCATCGAGGTTCACAAAACTGAAACGGGCTCTCAACTCGCGTTCTTTATGTAAGCGAGAGGCTATCTGAAGGGCGAGGTTTACTACAAGCTAGCCAATTGCAGGGGAAGCATCCGATTGGCTGCCAACACCCAGAAGAATCTTTTTAGAAAGAAAACCCTACGGAATCACTTAAAAAACGATTCCGTAGGATTTCAACCATTCAAAATCAGTGACTTCCGATTGTTTTCCATTCCGCAGGAACGCCCGAAGGAATACCCGAAGGAATGAAGCAATCTAGATAGCCTCTACGTTTTTCTCGCCAGTCCGAATCCGTACAATTTGATCCACAGGGCTGATGAAGATTTTTCCATCTCCAATTTCGCCAGTGCGGGCAGCGGCAATGATTTTATCCACTACCATGTCAACTTGTGCGTCTTCAATAACGATTTCAATCTTCAGCTTCTGCAAAAACTCAACGGTATATTCAGAGCCACGGTAGCGCTCCGTTTGGCCCTTCTGGCGACCAAAACCCCGCACTTCAGAAACGGTCATGCCGACGATTCCAGCATTGACGAGGGCAATTTTAACTTCATCCAGCTTAAATGGGCGGATGATTGCTTCAACCTTTTTCAAGGTTCCACACTCCTTGTCGATCTTTTATGTGATTGCTATGTAGATAGCAAAACCTATTGCTATCACTGCTAAACCATAAACTTTGTAGCGGATGTTACCCCACTGTAGCTTGATGGTATCAGATTCGTTGGGATCTCGAACTTTCCTGAGAAGTTATGTAATCATCCCAACCCACCTTGAGCTTACAGTAATTTATCGCCTTAGCCCGTTATGATGCTCTCCAACGCCTAACAGATCCCCTACAGGAAGGATTTCCCCAAACACCCACTTCCAGCACGCTGGGAAGCGTATTGGGAGCCCCTTGAGAGCCCCTGGGAAGACCCTCGGGGAATCATCTCCTTGGGAGAAGCCTTTGGAAGCCCCCTTGAAAGCACCCCCTTGGGCCACCTCGGCAATGCTATTTGGATGCTACTTGTGATGCTACTTGGAAGAGAGCAGGGGACGTACCAGCATAAACCCAGCCCCAAAAGCGGTCAGGACAATCAACGGAATCACGATCGCTAACTTCCAGCCACTTAAGGCCAGCGGCCCCCCAGCAGCGTCTGAAGAGTCCCCCACGCCCCAGCGGGGGGTCGCCTCTTGCTCCATCACCCAAGCCTTTGCCGGCAGCTTACGCGGGGTTGCTGATTTAATCGGTTTGGCCGATCGAGCGCCGGATCCCTGGGAAACTTTGCTCGGCTTGGCTGCCATTGTTGCAACAGGTGTTTGACTTGCGGCAGGTGTTTGACTGCTCCAAGGATCAGTGAGGGTTGAGCCAGCGATGGTAGAAGCCATAAATTGGGTCTGGCTAGCTGATTCGATCGCATTTTCTATGGGATCATCCGCCAAGCTGGGCAAATGGCTGACGGCTTGTTGGGTATACATCGCCAACTTGACTAACCGTTCAATTTCCTGCCGCAATTGCTGATTTTGTTGCAGTAACTGGCGGTTTTGATGTTTGAGAGACTCCATTGCAGCTTTAGTGGATTGCAGTTCAGAGGAGACTTCTCGGTATAGGGAAATGGGCACCGAAGGAGAGTAGGCAGTCTCCGCAGAAACGATCTGTCCAGCAGCTCTAGAATGACGCATGGGAAATGGATACCTGATTCTTGAATGGGAATAACTGAAGAGAGACCGAATGGCACGTAGGGCCACTAGCAACCTGATGAACGATCGCTGAAGGCCGTGCTTGGGTTGCGAGGTTCCAGTGGTCAGTTGTTATGACTGGGCAACGGAACTGCTACACCACCACGGATAACCGCCGCATCCGGGCTTCAGTCAGTGCGATCGGATGCCACAGGATAGCCTGAATTTTGGCAGCCGACGCACTCCTCCTCCAAGATTTTCTAGAAATCTATGGGAAAAACCGTTCCCCATAGGCTTCGTCTGATCCCGGCTTGCCTAACCACGCAGCCCCGTAAACTGGGCAACCACAGCCATCACCTGCGATCGGGTCAGCTTCGGGAAGCCATGGGTCATGGCATCCAGGGTGGCATGGGCGAGGGCAAGGGGCAACTCACAGAAGTCTCGGGCAGGCCCTTTGGGGAGGCTTTCGGTGTAGCGATC of Alkalinema sp. FACHB-956 contains these proteins:
- a CDS encoding cytochrome P450, which codes for MTPFPLPPGRKGLPIIGETLEFARNPNYIADRYAEYGPIFSTRFAGKPAAFMVGPTALEFILSSGMDHLTWGDGWPQPFRLLLGRSLFLQDGAEHRRNRKLLMPAFYGAALARYLETMEAIVQQYLYRWEQQQQLQWFPEFKRFTFEVASNIFLGVETGSDNQRLSTLFTQLSDGFFSFINLPGTKLNRGLAARRKILTYVNQVVNQRRKNPTNDALSLLLQATDETGDRLSQEEICNHAILMLFAGHETTTAMLTWSVLELGRHPEILQTLRTEQEALGKAPLTLEALQQMPALDRFLLEIERCHPPVGGGFRGVVQGFDFNGYHVPAGWLVQYSIAYTHQLPELYPEPERFNPDRWLEDKPKPFGLVGFGGGSRICLGLAFAKMEMKLVLAHLLRDYEWQLLPHQNLDPMIIPVCRPKDGCRVTFQRRSMHKS
- a CDS encoding P-II family nitrogen regulator, whose product is MKKVEAIIRPFKLDEVKIALVNAGIVGMTVSEVRGFGRQKGQTERYRGSEYTVEFLQKLKIEIVIEDAQVDMVVDKIIAAARTGEIGDGKIFISPVDQIVRIRTGEKNVEAI
- a CDS encoding SMC family ATPase, translating into MIPLQLKLNNFLSYREATLDFRGLHTACISGANGAGKSSLLEAISWAIWGESRAAVEDDIIHFGESETRVEFLFCIHNHLYRVIRSRHRGQGMILEFQIALDPLTHEFPQRFRPLTEKGLRATQQFILEHVKLDYDTFINSAYLRQGRADEFMLKRPSDRKQILADLLKLQQYDELAEKAKEQARQFKAEVDALERQQTSIDQQLSQLQNLETQQAELEQHLSTLQEQQIRDRKTLQTLQTQQHQREIWQQQLQWHRQQYQQHQQDCQRLQKEYQQAEESYQAIVALLQAEEAIYAAYLHSQELQAQEEFLANRFQLYQDLQTRKQQYLNQHQQRLNELQQQQQQLWAQTETLRDQMEENQHILSHIPDVEAGLANLQSARQQLEQFDSIQLQVAPLLQRKQQLQRSIDQATARVTARLEELRTTAKQMEQQQSQQPQLQQAVVEVCDRIDELDKLRKYQERVREKGLERRNFMERLQAHQRDYEAQLAEVDQILRLLKHRSEDAHLTTELQAALLRHHDEAMDMIVELADDNPASLTRDRAPVTVQEATGNYTSDNYASGNYTSSNHASSNHASSNYTSGNSDLDSTVTNPTANLADFPPCPLCDRPLDEHHWELVVQKHLAKQQEILEQIWVIREQLAVSEREIQVLRQEYRDIEKRLEQYGSVLERRGQLQEQLQVNESSRQSLDQLLHEVQHLEHQLLSGEFAPDLQEELRLLDHTLDNLNYDDRNHAIARGLVDRWRWAEIKQAEIKQAQRRQTQIEHRLPELQAQQDDCTAQIAQLETTLAAGLAQYDQHLADLGYSLEQHNALRAALKQVQASQLRYQELQQAQQQYPHLRQRLEDLAESLQTKLVSLESVGQQCQYLEKCLAAAPEPTAQIQQLEQKLQRERQTLDATLSRLGQLQQQQQQRSYLLQDQVTLQRSLQTTRQQYRIYQELVQAFGKNGIQALMIENVLPQLETLANQILTRLTNNQLHVQFVTQKRNAKGKLPNAKLAETLDIVIADAKGTRPYETYSGGEAFRINFAIRLALARLLSQRSGTALQMLIVDEGFGTQDQEGCDRLIAAINAIAPDFACILTVTHMPYFRDAFQSRIEVHKTETGSQLAFFM